The stretch of DNA GGCGTGAGAGGCTAGTGAGAGTCTCAGTTCTCTTGGACATCTGCTACATCTATCTCTGCCCCAAATAGAGCAGTTAGTCCTTTATTTCTCTTAAGGGAATTCCATCCTTCAAGAGGGGGAATCAATAAGGGAAGTTCTGTTCTGGAGATTTTAAGttagtgataaaggaaagtccaGGGGATCCCTAAgaaaagtgtctgagatctgaggAACTAAGGAAGTTCACCTAGCAGGATGGAACAATGTGAATGAAGCCGAGGAGGAGACTAAAGAGAATAATGTGGCTGCACAGGAAGCTCCCCAAACAAATGAcgtttttgaaaaacattttcccAAAGAGGGAGCAGAAGAGAAAATGCCAGAGGATTGTGCAACCCTGTATGAGTCCCAGTAACCGATTTCAATTCCTGGCAAAGTAAAGGACAACTACAAGAGAGAATGGTGACCATCAAGGACTAGGTCAGAGCCCACACTTTCGGGAGAGGGTTACTGGACTCGTCACCAAGAATACTGATGGCTACAGGAACACTCTACCAAGATTGTAGCAGCAATCGTGCTATTTGAGAAACACAACCTGGAAGAGTTGGTTGGACCCAAGCCACACCCCTGGGTTCACAGCCAAGCGGGTGTGACCCTGACTGGCCCATCACTTAAGTCTCCCTACAACTCCAAAATGAGGGGACTCAACTAATTATAGTCATAAGCCATGGATCCTGTGATCAATTCACTGTAAAGATACAAAGACCCAGCGATGGGAGGAGGTCATGGGGGAGGGACAGAGAGCCCAGCCCGGCCGGAGTGGGGCACCGGTCCATGGAGGCAGGGGGAAGGGCGCAGGCCAGAGGCAGGGCTTGGGCTGGGAGCCAGTGGAAGGAGTGATGGGGTCAGACCGAATCCAGGCAGTGGAGACCAGCTGGGGGCTGCTGCAGCGGCTCACCTGAGGTGATGCCGGGCTGACCATGGCATCTGTTGGTGCAGGGTGTTTCTACATTGGAAGTTCTTGGCATTGGTGAAATCCCAGGTAGTGGCTGACTGGTGGATCAGCTCTTGCAAGACAAGAATGCACCCCCTGTTCTGCCCCAGAGATGAGCACAGATCTCTGACCCCAGCGGCATCTCCATGCCCGAGAAGATGACAGACCCCAAGGCCGAGGTCTGGAACTCGATGGGGTCCCAGGGCAGTCACCTGAAACATCAGCTGAAGGCCACACTCATTCCACCCTTGTTTCCAGCCTGGCACAATGAGCATGTTTTCCCCAAAGGGCCCAAGCCTACCCTGGTACAAGAAGCAGACAACAGGTGATCAGGTCGATGGGTAACCTGAGGCAGGCTGGACCAGGGGCCAACTTCCTCTCTGCCCCAGACCCTCCTTTCCTGCAGGGTTCAATCAAAGCCTTTCCAGACACCATAGTGGTTTGCACTGCCCCTCCCCCACTAGCCACTTGGCACTTCTTTGGCACCACTCTATGGTCAGGAGAATACCAGCTCCCAGAGGGCAGGGCAGCAGTGGTTCTGTGACTGTCAGGCCTTGCCTGGATGTAGTTCTGGTCCAAAGCCTTTCTGGCCTCTGATGGCATGAAGGTAGAAGCTGGTGAaggaccccctcccccccaaggtCTGTGGGGATCAGACAGATGCCTGGGGCAAGTTGGGCTACTGTGAATGGTGACTGCCAACACTCTGCCCAGCCCCTGGCATGGTCCAGAAATAGCAAGTGAGCTCAGCCCTCGGTGCAGAGGGGCCATGGCCTGGGGGGTCAGGAGTCAAGGAACAGGGGAATCAGGACCCATGAAATCCCTGACCAGAGAGTTGGAAGCAGTCCCCGTGCCTAAGACATTGTCTCAGAGATCTAGACAACAAATAGATGTCCAAAAacaatgactttatttttaaaaaacattctcaGTCCTTAAAAAATGGTCACACCAACTCCTCGGCCCCCAGGGGGAGTCTGTGATGCCCCAAGAGGCTATAAAACCACCACCAAATCCATTCCAAGGAGCCAGAAACTACTCCACTCTGGCCCCCACCCCAAGCTGACTTCCCCTCCACCCCCTCAAGATGCCTCATGGCCCCGCTCCACTCCCAACCCCATCCAACAGGGCCCCTCGGGCCTGTTCCCCACTGGACTCACTCCTCTGGGAGACTCGGTGTATTCCAGACTCCCCTCAGAGGAATTTCTACCAAGTCTGCCAGCGGTGCCGAGGCCGCCTGGGGGCTGAGACCTGCTTCCCCTGGGCCCGCCTCTCAAGGTCAACACCAGACAGCCAGCCTCTCCCTCCCCCAGAAGACCAGACATGGCAAGCAAGAAGCTGCATGTGCAGAGAATGGCAGGCGCTGCCAGGCTTCATTTCAAGGGACAACAGACACAAGGAAAGGTTTGTGAGGACTGTCCCTGCAGGGCCCAGCCCCTCCCTTCACTTTGAGGGCTCTAAGAACTCCGATGTGAACACAGCCTCGGCATAATCCTCACACATGTCCTGGAGCTCGGCTGTCACGTCCTCCAGTGCTTCCTCGACCAACTGTTCTGCCAGGCTGCAGGAGATACCGCAAGGCAGGGGCCGGGTCAGGAGGGGCCCCCTTCCCCCAGATCCCACCCAGCATCCTCAGCTGCCTCACAAAGTGGGGGCTGGGGACAGTCATGGGCCACCCGGAGGAGTCTGAAATCTCAGAAAGGAGATTTGCATCAACAAATGACTCATCCGAGGGAGCCTTTGAAACAATGGTGCTCCCCAGGGCCCCCCCACGCACGCTCATGCGCTCTTAGCCCCCCACACGCCAGAGAGGCCACTGACACATTCTTGGCagcctccccccctccccatgggaTTCCATGgagtccccctcccccccccccccggcccagAGCATGGAGCAGGAGGCCCTCCGTGGACAGAGAGCAGGCTAGGGAGGGAAGGGGCAGCCGAGGCAGGGGCAGCACTGACCTCTCCACTATGATCCATGGGTTGAAAGCGCCGATGGACTCATGAGAGATTGTTCGGAGGTACTGCTGGTAGCTGTCTTGGTAATCGCTGAGGTTCTGGAGCATCTCTGGCAACACGGACAGGAAGATGCTGCCCTCTGGCTGCTGAGGGTCTGCGGTAGACATAGGCCCAAGGGGcacctttttctcccctctttcttccATGTCCATGCTTTCATCAAAATCCCTGGAAACCCCCCAGAAAAGAAAGCAGCTGGCCCCTTGACCGGAGGTGCAGGAAAAGGCTTCTGGCCACCCCGCAAGCGAGGATTCTCCCCAACTTTGGCCCCCACTCACTTCTCATCCAGAGGTTTTTCAAGCAAAATGTTGACTTGGGGCTCTCTGCTGGCTGCTCTCCTGGTGAGTTGGATGGGCCGAGGTGGCCGTGGCCTTTCATCTACTGCTGGACCTTTTGTGTCTGCGGGGGGACAAGCAATGGGAGATTGCTGAGAAATCGTGGGAATGACCTGGGAGAggatcccctccttcctcccatggACAAACACTTCCTTTCCTCCACCCAATGATATTGAGGTGACCTTCCTTCAAGGTCAACCCATCTACAGACCTGCCCTCCAGCCCATCCCTTCTGTGCCTTCAGGCCTCCCCAATCACACACATGCCCAAGTCAGGTTGGGGGAAGACTCCCATCTGCCCCCTCCTTCTGGTACAATCTCACTCCTAGAAAAAGTTGTCTCCGGGAGCTGTCTCCCTCACCTCACCCGCCCCCCAGATCCTCTGTGGATGGGCTTGCATCCTCTCTCCCGTGGGTGGCCCCCTCCCTCTTCATCCTCCTCAAGCTGTCTGCAGCCTCTGACCCTGTTGGTCCTCCTCTGCGGCCTGGTGGGGTCTGCGTCTGTCCTAGGCCCTCTGCTCTTCCCCCTGTCTGAACCACCCCCCTCCTTTCCTCAGTTttacatctcaaactggatatcccAGAGATAACTCAATTCactatcttttcccccaaatcctcccctcttcccaacATCAGAGAATTCTTTTAACTGAGAGGAATAGGAAGGGGAGATGGGAGGGGAATgagcatctattaagcacctactgtgtggtGGGCACTGTGCTAATAAGCACGCTCTAAGTacgatctcatttgatccatacaACCCCCCCCGGGGAGGTGCCACCATTCCCTCacttttcagaagaggaaacctAAGTCCCCAGAGGGGacgtgatttgctcagggtcacacttgAACCCTGACTGGATGTGTCTAACCTGTCGGCCTCCTCTGATGGCCCCAGGAGAACAAGCTGAGCAAGATGGACTGCAGCCGAGGAAAGGGACCCATGGGGTGCCGACATCCTTGGCTTCactgtgtgtggggtgggggagccTGACCCCCCACTTACATCCCCCCATCCCACCAGCACCAGCCTCGCCTGGGGCCTGGGTCTTCTTGGCCACCTCAGATGGCACAGCCTGGGCTCCCCGTCTGCCTTCCCTCCAGACACAATGCCAGCATCAGGGCAGAGATGggtcatttctgtctttgtctcccaGAGACACAGTAAGTGCCTACTAAGTGCATGCTTGCTTGCTTGCTAACTTTCATTTTCAATCCTCATTGGCCAGGATAACGCAAGCAATATATGCTGGAGAACCATGACTCCCTGGGACCCAAAGGGATGATGACAGTTTGTGGCTGCCTCCTGGTCGGTCTGACGGCCTGGAGGCAGGGCCTATTCATGGCATTCACCAAGGGGGGAGGCAGTGGCAGCAATTCCTCCCAGGATCCCCAGGCCTCAAGTGGGCAGGAAGCCTGGGGGCAGCCTCTGTATCTTCTCCTTATACACACTCATTAAGGAGGGCAAAGTCAAATGACCGTCCCTCAATCACTTCTCTGAGGATTTGGGTGAACACCAGGCTCCTTCCCAGGCCTCCAAGGGTGTGACCCTGGAGGTGGGCCCTGGCCTACAGACCTCTCCTCCTCACTGGCCTTTCTTTCCACTCCCATCCCCAAACATGGGCCTGGATAGGCATGAGCCCATCCTCCATCAGAGGCAGCCCCAAGCCCAAGGGCACccagaaaggggagaggaggggctACTCACTGCTTCTCCCCCTCACTGTGCCGAAATCGAAATCAGCATAGACCATCTGACTGAATCTCTGTCGGACGGCCTCCTGGTATTGCTAAGAACGAGCAGACAGCGAAGGTTAGTGAGGGAACAGGAAGGGCCAGAGAGAGATAGGCAAGGGGGAGGGCGAGGGCACCAGCCAGGGTCCTGGTTGGAATCAGGACCTGGCAAGGGGAAAAACTACCAAGGAATGACCACAAGGAACAGAGAAAAACCCAAACAACCAAACAAACCCAACCTGGCCAGAAGGCTGGCCAGTTAGATAGACAAACaggacagatagacagacagacagacaggcactGGGCCAGGCAGTCATAGATATAGACACCTGACCAGTCAGGCAGtcagtcagacagacagacaccaGGCCAGGCAGTCACCCAGACACTGATCCAAGAAGTTTAAATAGCCCCCCAAAAGCTCCTAGCTCTGACCAGAACATCCCCTGTTCCCCTCTAGGCCAGACCAGTGTGTTTCTGGGGAAGAAGTGTTTCCCAGGCATGACCTCACTTGACCTGCTCACAATGACTCTGTGAGGTGGGAGCCTCaggctttttttctatttcagttcAAGGCACCTAAGGTCACATCAAGAGTTGACTCCTCCCCTCCCACCATGTTACAGGGGACAAGGGAGAGCAccacaatttgaacccaggtccttggtCCCAAAGGGCACAACAGCTTAGCCCCTCAATTGAAGAGGGTCCCAGAAAGGGACCAGCCCTGTCTTTATAGAGTCAGAAAGCAAAGCCAGGGCTCCTCTGGAACCCCCAAGGTTCCTCCACAGAACTCTCTGGGGTGGGTGCCATAATAGAACCCCAACCTGCCCCACCCCCAGACCACATACCTCTATTTCCTCCATTCTCTGCATCATGCTCCAAAGAATGGGGTCACCCTCCTCCTGGAAGGCCACAGCCTTGGACTGTGAGACCTGAGTGCAAGTCCCATCCTCAGGAAAATGGTCAGGGAGCTCCTCCCTGTGTGGTGCCTGTAAGAGGAGGGACAcggggggtggctgggtggtacagtggatagagcaccagttctggagtcaggacaacctgagttcaaatctggtctcagacatttaacaattacctagctgtatgaccatgagcCAAACaatgaaccccatttgccttgcaaaaaaatctaaaaaaaaagaggggggacaCAGGGGCTGGCTGAGCTGGACACCAGGGCTGCTTCTTCCAACACAGATACCTCTTATCCAGGAGGTTCAGTCTTCCTGAGACCAGACCAATGATCTCCCCACAATACCATCTCTGTATCCCCTCATCCAAGCCCCCTGGAGAGGAGCACCATTGGCCTCCCACTCCAGTTTCTGCTGAGGAGAATCCTCCCCACCTGGGTCAGGGTCCTTCCCTCTCTAAGAACCCCCAGCCCCAGGTGCTCCAGCAGATCCAGGAGGGATCATGGCAAGGACATCTCAGGCTCAGAGCCCTGGGCTGGGCCACCAAGGGGACcagaaggtaaaaataaaattgccCTTACCTCCGAGGAGCTTGTGTTCTCCTGCAGGAGTAACAGGTTCCCCAGAGAATGAAGTAGGGCGGGACACCAAGAAGGGCTGTGAATGGactggggggaaggagagggaggaagaaggagggaaatgggggggggggggtcagagcatggagatggagagacaggcagagggacagagggagagcCAGACGTGAGCAGATGAGAGAGGGTAGGGTGGAGGGGTGCCAGACAGAGGAGTGGATGGACAGCATACAAAGGCAACCCTGACATCCAGGGACTCTGAGACAGCAGCGGGAGGGCTGCTCCTCTGCCCCAGACTCCTCCTCCTCAGCTCCAGCCCAAGAAGCCAGGGTGAATGGCCTCCAGCCTAGGGGTGGGGAGAGATGTGTATGTGGCTGAGAGGCAGAGGTTGGGCCTCCCAGGAGTTCTACTTGTGACTCTACAGATCCTACAGATTATGGAACTACCAAAGGCACGAATCTGGCAGCTCAGAGAGCCTGGACTGGGAGCCCAAGGTgccaggttcaaatcttgcctctaccCTGTACTTCTTGGGAGCTAAATagctttccctcctcctcctcagtaAGACAGGGCTCGGATGAGACAGCCCAGCTCTGGCCCGGCTCCAGAAGGAATACCTCCTTTGGGTGGAGGCACAAGCACTGGACACCATGGACCCCCAAAATAAATGGCCACAGCTGGCTGTGGCAAAGTCCACCTGATCAAAACCAGAATACAAAAGAGAGGCCACTGAAGTGGAGGGCCCTCCATGCAGACCCAGTGAAACATCTGCAGTCTGTGGCCAAGTCCCAGCTTCCTTCCCACCTTGTGGGACAGACAGGTCAGGCCTCAAAGGCCCCACCAGGGGAGAGGGCCTTCCCCAGCAGCATCCAGGTCACCGTCCCAGTCAGAGGAAGTCCCCCGGCAAACAGAGTGCTCAGAGCCTCTGGCCTGGCTCTCTGAGCTGCTTCCTGGCCAGCAGTTAGGAAGAAAAGACTAGGTTATCCTGGACGATCCCAGAGTTTGGGGGGCACAAGATGATGCGTGCAGTTCTCTCCCTGGCCTTCCCATTGTCTGCCCTAAGGTTGACACTTGGGGAAGAGGCCTTGGGCATGAAGCCAGCAGGCCGGCTCAGACTGGTCCTCGGGCAGACTCCTTTCCTCCGGGGACCAATGACAAGTGAGGAGAGCCAGGAGATCTTCGCTGGTGCTGGAGCAGAACCACTTTCCCCACCCGCCCTCCCATTCACCAAGAAAGGTTCTGCCCTCTCCTGCCCAGAAGACTTACTTTCTCTGGAGCCTGTGCCACGGCTTTCTGTTCAGATGGATCATCCCCCAAATGAGCATCATTTTCCAAAGAACTGACTTCCTACAAGAGAAGACAGGTCTTAGTGAATCTCGAACCCCACTGGACAGCGTGCTTGTCCAGCATGGCGGGAAGGAGCATGAGCTGGCTGGCGACAGGAGACGAAGTGCCAGTGCTTTATAAATAACTCAATCGATCCTCTCAACAAGCCTGCCAGGCACACcaagagaagtgaagtgacttgtccagggccactcAGTGGCCAGGCAGCTGATGATTTGTGAGACAGACGGGTGGGGGGTGGTCTGACTGCCCCAGTTCTCTTTCCCCCTCTGCTCAACCACCAAAGGGAGGTTCCTAAAGCACAGGGTCAACCCTGTATCACTTCTCTGTTTGGCATGCCAAGCCCTTCTCAAGCTAGAGCTGGCACATCCTCCGGCCTGCTCCTCTCAACTCTGAGCAGGTCGTCCCCTGCCCAGAGATCTCCCTCCTGCTGCTCCTTTGTCCCAAATGTCCCCCCTTGTCCTGCATGAAGCTGGTGCCTCGTCTCCCCCAGTTTAGACTGGAAGCTCCTGGAGGGTGAGGGGCAGCTTTGAGCACGGTGCCCAGTATGTAGGAGGAGCTCCTGAGAGCAGGCTGAAGCTCTAGGCACCACTGCATCACGATCCTGAGTGTCTTAATacttctatgcctcagtttccttgtctgtaaattaTGAGGGCTGATAGGAAAGCTAATGCCTCCTTCCGCAACCCCAGCTATGCAGGGACCAGGCTAGAGAAAACCTGGGACCCTCAAGAGGCCCATTTCCAGGGAGCATCAGGTCCAAATGCCAGTCAGGGGGCACGTAGAGAGGGAAGGGCCAGCTGGAGGAACCCAGAGTATCTCGCCTGCTCAACAGCCCCAAGGGGAAGGGGCTTCCTTGGGTGGGGTCCTCACAGGGGTTCTTAATGTCAGGCCCCAGTCAAGTCGGCCAGAGGCACCCCAAGTTCTAGAAAGGCCGGCCTCCTTCACAGACAATGGACGCAGGACTCGGCAACGGATATGGGCAGGCAACATTACCTTCACTTGGTCTAAAAGGGGCTTCAGGCGTTCCAGGACCTCCTTCTCCACCTTGTCTACCAGCTGGGTCGTGGACGCGCTGGTTGGAAACAAAAGAACTGGGGTTCACCCCTCTTTGGATTCCCAGCCCCCGGAGCAGCTACTAGCTCACAGACCATAGGAGGGGAAACGAGGGCTGCCTCCAGCTCGGCACAggtcagcccccccccccccaccatcccTCCAGTCCTTGGTACCTGCTGCAAGACCCACTGTCTATTGTTATAGAAATACCACATACAGACACAGATGCGTGTGGAAGCCTGTGAACATGATGGACACATCAAGAGTGTGTGTCTGAGTCTATGAGTCTGTGAGCACGTATGGGTGCGCTGAGTGAGCACACATGTGCCCATGGCTATGCCCACCCCCTCACCTCAGCCTCTGGATGTTGGTCAGCTCCTGGGCCTTCAGCTCATCCAGCTCCTTCATCCTCCGGGCACTCTCTGCATCCAGCCAGGCCAGCCTAGGAGATGAGGGCATCTGTCAGTCTGCTGGGCAGTGGGCAGGAGCCAGATGAGGGATGGGGCTGCCCCACCATCCAGAGCCCAGAGGGGGTGGATGCCCCTCTCTGAGGTCCTACAGACACACTTGGGCCCTTGGGGCTTGAGTCAAcatttccggggggggggggggaccaagGCCTAGCAATCGCCCAACTTGGGGCGGGGGGGCTTCCCCCAAAGCCCTGGAGGTCCCCGGGGCACTTGGCTAGCTCTCCATTCACCTCATCTGCAGCGAAGGTGCCAGGGGCATCGGAAGGCAGCTCCTTCGCTTCCCCCTCCTTTGGGGCTGGGCCCCCCCTATGCTGTTCTTTGACCCACGCCAGGTCAGCTGCCTACACAGAAGAACACTTTGAGAAGCCCgaactgggggagggggagtagaGGGGGTGGGCAGCCCAGGGGCCCAAGTGTGGGGAGGGGTGAGTCGGGCCCTACCTGAGAGCCTCGTGCTCAATGGGGGCTCTGCAGGGCCTTTCCTCCTGAGCCTCCTCCTGTTGGAGAGACGCTTCTCTTCTGGCATCTTTGGGGCCGGCTATCACCTTGCCCCAAGTGACGCTGTAAGGGCAGAAGGTCGAGTCTTCGTCCCCATCCCTCCCATATCCCATGACTCGGTCGGGCCTCACAGCTAAAGTCCACCAGTGAACCCTCACAGGCAGAGAGGAGAAGACCCCTCCCCAGAAGGGTTGGGACAGGTCTTGCAGAGGGACCACCAGGACAAGTGGGGCAGGCAGGTGCCAGCATGGGGGTGGTGACCACCTGGCGGGGCTCTACCAGGGCAGGGCTCAGCCCTTTACACGCACCATTTCGGGGAGGCTGGCGGGGAGGTGGGGTTTGGTGGGATCCATGGTATGCGTTGGTCCCTCATGGGAGGGTGGCTCTTCTTTAATCTGAATGACACGGTTGTCCTTTGGAACCTGCCGCAGTCCTTGCCCCGCGCTGGGCAGGGTCTCAGCCTGTCCGCTTTATGGAATCCCTGTAGGGAACTCTGGCTGGTGATTTCAGAGTCTCCACCATCCCAATCCCTCCCACCTCTCCACCCCCCTGCACTGGGGCCTGCAGGGCCCCCAACAGAAGAACCTTAGCCTCTAAGGCCTCCTGGGCCCCAGATGTGGTAGAGAGGGGCACAGCCTGTGCAAAGGCCTGGAGGTGGGAGCTGGGAGAGGGGAGCCTGTGCAAGGAATCCCCACAGGAGGAAGGGAGAGCGTCGAGATTTCTACCATACAATGCAGCAAGAGATGGATGCCTAGAAAGTAGGCGAGATcaaagacagagtcagagaaagaggGAGGTGGAGACAGACAGATGAGAGGGACAGACAGCCAAGgacaggaagagggagagaaagagacagacgtGGGACGGTGGGTGATCAGGCAGGATGTGGACGACTCAGCACAGGAAGGCAGTGGGTTCCCAAGACAACACAGCCCTGGTTGGATCAGAGCAACACTCCAGGGGAAGGTGGCAGTGAAGGCAGGTATGACTGTAACTCATGGTCAATCATCAAAAGCACAATTTCTAGGACATTTCAAGGACGTAACCCCACCCCTTTAGGCGGGGCTCCTCCTACAGCCCAGCCTGGCTGGGGTCCTGGGGGTGCCACTCCACAAAGGTCATCTTTTATTTGCTTTCAGCAGCAGCTGCCCATCACCCAGGGACTCCCTCTTGCCCCGCTGCCACCTTCCCCTTAAAGTCCTCCCTGGTTCACATCATCACCACGATCCAAACAGGGACTAGTTGccaggggaggagggggaaag from Macrotis lagotis isolate mMagLag1 chromosome 6, bilby.v1.9.chrom.fasta, whole genome shotgun sequence encodes:
- the KIAA0753 gene encoding protein moonraker isoform X2 yields the protein MGPSAPPTQLRFSRKVPASPDQLAVRYSGPRPIVIEKLRPPGRASPPRPAEPPGPPRAPGRPGPFAVLSEEKLLLAVQLAKRDVKRGQPGGPAGAAPRAQVRLLPGPGPGSPPTRDPGPRPLPARSQSLPELRRLRRELSTCLQRMEGLAPQDRPEGGLDPKEAERSRVRQQEQAVRTARVLYALQQQVKEIQEELDKFSPCRIKHTKKSRAMSRLAAAHRGAIRALQMFVNQFPDSGEPAVSERYRELGSLIRQLSLCSARLDTDPSVPDVVLDLLQQIEELDSLLERKQSLGKLKKAFPGVGRQSPPNFPVAMERSFSMSPVRERKPPVAKEKLPQEGRRPNGRKPLEVSPLRQLLGEGLEDQPATDLASSDQNTAIKGGPKAVKKRPLSAPRTLQRRGIETAAQSQQGFHKADRLRPCPARGKDCGRFQRTTVSFRLKKSHPPMRDQRIPWIPPNPTSPPASPKCVTWGKVIAGPKDARREASLQQEEAQEERPCRAPIEHEALRLAWLDAESARRMKELDELKAQELTNIQRLSASTTQLVDKVEKEVLERLKPLLDQVKEVSSLENDAHLGDDPSEQKAVAQAPEKSIHSPSWCPALLHSLGNLLLLQENTSSSEAPHREELPDHFPEDGTCTQVSQSKAVAFQEEGDPILWSMMQRMEEIEQYQEAVRQRFSQMVYADFDFGTVRGRSNTKGPAVDERPRPPRPIQLTRRAASREPQVNILLEKPLDEKDFDESMDMEERGEKKVPLGPMSTADPQQPEGSIFLSVLPEMLQNLSDYQDSYQQYLRTISHESIGAFNPWIIVESLAEQLVEEALEDVTAELQDMCEDYAEAVFTSEFLEPSK
- the KIAA0753 gene encoding protein moonraker isoform X1 codes for the protein MGPSAPPTQLRFSRKVPASPDQLAVRYSGPRPIVIEKLRPPGRASPPRPAEPPGPPRAPGRPGPFAVLSEEKLLLAVQLAKRDVKRGQPGGPAGAAPRAQVRLLPGPGPGSPPTRDPGPRPLPARSQSLPELRRLRRELSTCLQRMEGLAPQDRPEGGLDPKEAERSRVRQQEQAVRTARVLYALQQQVKEIQEELDKFSPCRIKHTKKSRAMSRLAAAHRGAIRALQMFVNQFPDSGEPAVSERYRELGSLIRQLSLCSARLDTDPSVPDVVLDLLQQIEELDSLLERKQSLGKLKKAFPGVGRQSPPNFPVAMERSFSMSPVRERKPPVAKEKLPQEGRRPNGRKPLEDEHPSFAVSPLRQLLGEGLEDQPATDLASSDQNTAIKGGPKAVKKRPLSAPRTLQRRGIETAAQSQQGFHKADRLRPCPARGKDCGRFQRTTVSFRLKKSHPPMRDQRIPWIPPNPTSPPASPKCVTWGKVIAGPKDARREASLQQEEAQEERPCRAPIEHEALRLAWLDAESARRMKELDELKAQELTNIQRLSASTTQLVDKVEKEVLERLKPLLDQVKEVSSLENDAHLGDDPSEQKAVAQAPEKSIHSPSWCPALLHSLGNLLLLQENTSSSEAPHREELPDHFPEDGTCTQVSQSKAVAFQEEGDPILWSMMQRMEEIEQYQEAVRQRFSQMVYADFDFGTVRGRSNTKGPAVDERPRPPRPIQLTRRAASREPQVNILLEKPLDEKDFDESMDMEERGEKKVPLGPMSTADPQQPEGSIFLSVLPEMLQNLSDYQDSYQQYLRTISHESIGAFNPWIIVESLAEQLVEEALEDVTAELQDMCEDYAEAVFTSEFLEPSK